Proteins encoded in a region of the Zea mays cultivar B73 chromosome 2, Zm-B73-REFERENCE-NAM-5.0, whole genome shotgun sequence genome:
- the LOC100191865 gene encoding putative RING zinc finger domain superfamily protein, whose product MPPPLPLPEEEEEEKPLPRRKPEPKPPKPKPTKRPRPIGPLPQRDGDPGGGVATSPPLLFCGDGCSGPCAYLPQCQPPPPPSPGATVRLRSSRLPTPLVALSASLLTVSAVLLLALLVHCLVARRRRAQGAPLAHHAETGGGQVLAGAVAQQAGEGEDEEAAGGGVHHVWYIRTKGLDERAISAIAAVVYDAKKRGAGASSDGGGSCAVCLAEFRHGETLRLLPRCAHAFHRACIDTWLRAHVNCPLCRAPVQVAAAAANPNPAPGTSGRREEGNPAAGAVIGGVQTQDPARGGGFPDRAVRRAASSMAALPRRAWPDVPLRAPASSSFRDGEDDVTGLGKIRRLLKLSDALEMAGVGVHRSASFGAATCQRLPPRPGPSAPGVSADETS is encoded by the coding sequence atgccgccgccgctgccgctgccggaggaggaggaggaggagaagcCGCTGCCGCGGCGAAAGCCAGAGCCGAAGCCGCCTAAGCCCAAGCCCACCAAGAGGCCCAGGCCGATTGGGCCGCTGCCTCAGCGGGACGGGGACCCCGGCGGCGGCGTCGCCACGTCCCCTCCGCTCCTCTTCTGCGGCGACGGCTGCTCCGGCCCGTGCGCCTACTTGCCCCAGTGCCagccgccgcctccgccgtcCCCTGGGGCCACCGTGCGCCTCCGCTCGAGCCGGCTCCCGACCCCGCTCGTCGCGCTCTCGGCGTCGCTCCTCACCGTGTCCGCGGTCCTCCTGCTCGCGCTGCTCGTCCACTGCCTggtcgcgcggcggcggcgggcgcaaGGCGCGCCGCTGGCCCACCACGCCGAGACGGGAGGGGGCCAGGTTCTGGCTGGCGCGGTGGCGCAGCAGGCCGGCGAGGGGGAGGACGAGGAGGCCGCCGGCGGCGGCGTGCACCACGTGTGGTACATACGCACCAAGGGCCTCGACGAGCGCGCCATCTCGGCGATCGCCGCGGTCGTGTACGACGCCAAGAAGCGCGGCGCCGGCGCCAGCTCCGACGGCGGCGGCAGCTGCGCGGTGTGCCTCGCGGAGTTCCGCCACGGCGAGACGCTGCGCCTGCTGCCGCGCTGCGCCCACGCCTTCCACCGCGCCTGCATCGACACCTGGCTCCGCGCCCACGTCAACTGCCCGCTCTGCCGCGCGCCCGTGcaggtcgccgccgccgccgctaaccCCAACCCCGCACCGGGAACGTCCGGGCGCCGGGAAGAGGGTAACCCTGCTGCTGGCGCCGTCATCGGTGGCGTTCAAACACAGGAccccgcgcgcggcggcggcttTCCTGACCGGGCCGTCAGGCGGGCCGCGTCGTCCATGGCGGCGCTGCCGCGGCGGGCGTGGCCGGACGTCCCGCTGCGTGCGCCGGCGTCGAGCAGCTTCCGCGACGGCGAGGACGACGTGACGGGGCTCGGCAAGATCAGGCGGCTCCTCAAGCTCTCGGACGCGCTGGAGATGGCCGGGGTCGGGGTACACCGGTCCGCCTCGTTCGGCGCCGCTACCTGCCAGCGCTTGCCGCCAAGGCCGGGGCCGTCGGCGCCCGGCGTCAGCGCCGACGAGACGTCATAG
- the LOC100284345 gene encoding sec12-like protein 2: protein MAIRRGGSQSYGFPIYCAAWLPLAHILKPDRPAAEADADAPSPSPPPPPMVLLGGGGGKGRNGVPNKLVMAALAAGEEAAPALSPDTVIEVRTQEEVPYRMAVHPRGDGVFCAFPNGCKLYRWESQEGEGLQNLSLEPDQEALAELKEDGLQLAISFSQEGSILAIGGEDGHLRVFKWPAMAPVLTETDTKTSIKDLTISSDERFIAVNRSSGPCRVWDLQSSEVVASLPREAGEMFGFCRFCNKADNSHVLFITAMEGDYGKIVSWNTTSWTRTGSKKITREAISAFAVSPNGALLAIGTIEGSVVIVDSKDMRTLVTVKKAHLGVVTTLSFSQDSRTLLSTSFDSTARVTYVGSPKSNGTSIWPILLVIILAVLVYYCMQHKEDILAMLPR, encoded by the exons ATGGCGATTCGCCGCGGCGGTAGCCAGTCCTACGGCTTCCCGATCTACTGCGCCGCCTGGCTCCCGCTCGCCCACATCCTGAAGCCCGACCGTCCCGCCGCCGAGGCGGACGCGGATGCCCCCTCACCCTCCCCTCCCCCGCCTCCGATGGTTTTGCTCGGGGGCGGCGGTGGGAAGGGACGGAACGGCGTGCCGAACAAGCTCGTGATGGCGGCCCTCGCCGCCGGCGAAGAGGCCGCGCCGGCCCTCTCCCCCGATACG GTGATTGAGGTGAGGACCCAAGAGGAGGTGCCGTACAGAATGGCCGTACACCCGCGCGGCGACGGCGTGTTCTGCGCTTTCCCCAACGGCTGCAA GTTGTATCGATGGGAATCACAGGAAGGAGAGGGGCTACAGAACTTGTCTTTGGAGCCAGACCAGGAAGCTTTAGCGGAGCTGAAAGAAGATGGTTTGCAGTTGGCCATATCCTTCAGTCAAGAAGGTTCAATACTTGCCATTGGTGGTGAA GATGGGCATTTAAGAGTCTTCAAGTGGCCGGCTATGGCGCCTGTTCTCACAGAAACTGATACTAAAACATCAATTAAGGATCTTACCATCAG TTCCGATGAGAGGTTTATTGCCGTGAATAGGAGCAGTGGCCCATGCAGAGTGTGGGATTTGCAGTCATCTGAAGTTGTAGCCAGTCTGCCAAGAGAAGCA GGGGAAATGTTTGGATTCTGCAGATTTTGTAATAAGGCAGACAACAGTCATGTCCTATTTATAACAGCAATGGAAG GTGATTATGGAAAAATAGTATCTTGGAATACTACCTCATGGACAAGAACAGGATCAAAGAAAATAACTCGTGAGGCAATTTCAGCGTTTGCGGTGTCGCCCAACGGTGCTCTCCTTGCAAT TGGAACAATCGAAGGAAGCGTGGTCATAGTCGACTCAAAAGACATGCGGACACTTGTAACAGTTAAAAAGGCCCATCTTGGTGTTGTGACTACACTGTCCTTCTCTCAGGATTCAAG AACATTGCTGTCAACTTCCTTTGACTCTACTGCAAGGGTGACGTACGTTGGTTCCCCGAAGAGTAATG GAACAAGTATATGGCCCATCCTACTAGTTATCATTCTTGCAGTTTTAGTGTACTACTGTATGCAGCACAAAGAAGACATTCTGGCGATGTTGCCGCGTTGA